Within Desulfolithobacter dissulfuricans, the genomic segment ACTATCATCTGTTAGGCCTGGAAAAGCCATGGTCTGTTGCCCGTGTTGAACTTGATCCCGGGTCCCAGAGGGTAGATATCTGGGTTGACCATCCCCGGGGCGAGAAATGGCCCTGCCCGGAATGTGGAAAGCCCGGAAACCTGCATGACCATGCCGAAGAAAGAACGTGGCGCCATCTGGACAGCTGCCAGTTTCAGACCTTTCTTCATGCAAGACCACCACGGATGAAGTGTTCCAGGCATGGTGTGCGCCGTGTACGGCTGCCATGGGCCGAACCACATGCCAGGTTCACCCTGCTGTTTGAAGGGTTTGCTATCGATGTCCTGCTGCACACCTCTATACAGGCGGCCAGGCGTATCCTGAGGGTCAGCTGGGATGAGGCGTACCATCTCATGGAACGCGCCGTGACCAGGGGACTCAGACGAAAGGGGTGCAAGACCATTCCTGTTATCGGGGTTGACGAGAAGTCGGTCGGCAAGGGCCAGCGGAACTACGTCACCGTGGTCAGTGACCTTGGCCGCGGCACGGTGGAAGAGGTTATCGTTGGCCGGAGCAGCAGGAGCCTGGAAACATATTTTCAGCAGCTGACGCCACAACAGCGGGATACCATTGAAGCTGTCTCCATGGACATGTCCAGTGCCTATATCTCGGCGGTGGAGAAAACGTGGCCGGAGGACGGGAGGGACAAGATCGTTTTTGACCGTTTTCACGTAATGAAACAGCTTGGTGATGCGGTGGACAAGGTGCGAAGACAGGAGCACAAGGCCCTGCTTCGGGCAGGCAGCAGCCTGCTCACCGGAACCAGATATATCTGGCTCTATGCCAGGGAGAACCTGCCTGAAAAGTACTGGAACAGGTTCTTCCGTCTGAAGGATGCTGATCTGAAAACAGCGCGAGCCTGGGCCCTCAAGGAGAACATTCGAAAATTGTGGGATTATAAATGTTCCCACTGGGCCTGGCACCACTGGAAGCGATGGTTTTTCTGGGCAACCCACAGCCGTCTTGAACCTGTGAGAAAAGCGGCCTATACCCTGAAGAACCATCTGTATGGAATCATGAATTATTTTAAACATCGCATTACCAATGGTGCCGCCGAGGGAATCAACTCCCGGATCGCAACCCTGCTGAAAACAGCCTGTGGTTTTCGGAACAAGGCCCGCCTGAGGATTGCTATCCTCTTTCACTTTGGCGGCCTCGAAATGTATCCCGTTACCCACTGAAAACCCGGAAGGACCTAAAAATCAGACTTGAAGCCTTCCCTACCCTGAAAGTGGTTGTGCTAACCTAAAATTGACCAGAAAAGAGGTGTTGTGCTAACGGAAAATTGACCACCCTGAGCGCAGAATTTCCGTGTGTTATGGTAGGAGGAAAAACCATAACCAGGGAGGAGAGGAGTTGCTCAGCATGGATCAGTACGAGTTCATACGGACGGCCCATCGAGTGTATGGCAAGAACATCAGTGAGTTGTCGAGGATGACCGGACATTCCCGCAATACAGTGAAGAAAGCGCTTCGGGGAGAACCTTGGGGCTACAGTGAACGGAAGAATCAGCCGTATCCTGTATTAGGGAGGTATCTTGAGGTGATAGACGGTTGGCTGGAAGGTGACAGGGCTGTTCCGAAGAAGCAGCGACATACCTCCCGTCGGATTTACCACCGTCTTGTCGAGGAATATGGCTATAGCGGAGGTGAGTCGACAGTCCGTCGCTATGTGAGGATTGCAAAAGCCCGGCTGGGGCTGAACGTCCCCGGGGCCTTTATCCCCTGTGATCCTGAAGCCGGGCTGGAGGCTGAAGTTGACTGGGGCACGGCCACGGTGGTGCTTGGCGGGAAGAGGCAGACGATCAAGCTGTTCTGCATGCGGTCCAGGTACTCGGGCAAACACTTTGTCCGCGCCTATCCATGTGAACGTCAGCAGGCTTTTTTCGATGCCCACCAGCATGGTTTTCAGTTTTTCAGGGGTATTTTCCCTGTCCTGATCTATGACAACCTGACCACGGCTGTACGCAAGGTCCTGCAGGGGCGTAACCGCATCGAGCAGGAGTCGTTTGTCAAATTTCGGAGCTACCACAACTTCGAGGCACGCTTCACCAATCCGGCCGCGGGCAATGAGAAGGGCGGCGTCGAAGGTCTGGTGGGTTTTTCCCGGCGCAACTACCTGGTTCCCATCCCGGTTGTTGACAGCCTGGAAGAACTCAACAGGAATCTCCTCAAACGGTGCCAGGCCTATGGTGGACATATCATATCAGGCCGGGAGCACACCGTGAATGAGCTCCATGCCATGGAGAAGGAGCGGCTTCTTACCCTGCCTGACCAGGTATACAGCAACCAGTTATCCACAAGCGGAAAGGTGGACAAGTTTGGGACCGTGATTGTCGACAAGAACCGCTATTCGGTCCCGACCAGCCTGGTCGGGCAGCAGGTCAGCATCCTGCTTGGCGTGGACAGAGTATCCATTTACCTGAGGAGCCAAAAGGTTGCCGAACATGAACGGGTATTTGGCAACAATAAGTGGCAGCTGGATCCGGACCATTACCTGGATCTGCTCCGGCAGCGTCCCATGGCCTTTGACAGCGCCCGTCCCATTCGCCAGTGGCGGTCCAGGTGGCCCGCCTGTTACGAGAGTCTTCTGGAACGATTTCAGCAGGCCCAGGGGGAGACCCGGGGGATCAAGGATTTTCTATCGGTGCTGATGCTGCATCGCCGATATACGGCCACCGAGGTCGAGGCGGCCGTGGAACTGGCCGTGGAACAGGGGATCAGCTCGAGTGAAGGAGTCCGCCATGTGCTCATTTATGCCAACGAACCCCGGGTGGAGACAGCTCCCCTGGATGGCTGGGAGACCATAGCCCCTGCCGACATCCGTCAATATGGCCAGTTGGGAGGTGTGCAATGAACGAAACTGGCCTGTTTGAGCTCAAGGCGAACCTGAAAGATCTGAAACTGTCGGCCATGGTCCGGGAACTGGAAACCACTCTCCGGCAGGCCCGGGACTCCGGCATGGGGTATGACGAGCTGCTCATCGATCTGACCCGTCTGGAGATCGCGTCACGGGCGGCCAACCGTTTGAAACGGAGAATCCGCGAGGCCTGGTTCCCGCTGCTCAAGCCCCTGGAGACCTTTGACCTGTCGGCCGTGCCGGAGCTGGATATCAGGATGTTCAGGGAACTGACGACCTGCGAGTACATCCGGGAACATAGGAATGTGATTTTTCTTGGCCCAAGCGGGACCGGCAAGACCCATATGGCCACGGCGCTTGGCCTGGAGGCCTGCAAGAACAATTACCGGACCCGTTTTGTGACCTGCTACGGCCTAGTCAACGAGCTGATCGAGGCCCGGGAGGATCGTGATCTGCAACGGTTGCTGAAACGGTACAGCCGTTACGACCTCCTGATCCTTGACGAGTTGGGGTATATCCCTTTTTCCAAAGAAGGAGCGGAACTGCTCTTTCAGGTTCTGGCCGAGCGCCATGAAAAGGGCTCGGTGATGATCACCAGCAACCTTGGCTTTGCCGACTGGACCCAGGTCTTTGGGGACCAGGCCATGACCGCGGCCCTGCTGGACCGGCTGACCCACAAGGCCAGAATCATCAACTGTAACTGGGAGAGCTACCGCCTGAGACAAAGCCTTGCCGACCGTCGTTCAAACGGTTCAGAAATTTCCCAGAGCTGCGAACAGCCACGACAGGGGCAGGGAACTGATCAGCCGGTATCCGTGACAAGGTAACGAATAGCGTAAACTGCGGCCACCAAGCCTGGCCAGTAATTCCGGTCGCCCGTAGGGCTCCCTCCATTACTGGCCAGGCTTGAACCGCCATTTTTTAACCAAAGCTCAGGGTGGTCAAATTTGGGTTAGCACAGGTGGTCATTTTTCGGTTGTCATTTCCAGAAAGTGCCATAACAACCCCACCTAGTAGATCAAGATCTGTTTCTGGGCTAGATTCTGCAACAGGATCCCAATCCTCCAATGAAGATGCCACTGTGTCACTCAGCATTGAAAATTGCCCCCCTGTCAGCGTGCCACTGCGGGAAATGCTTTTTTCCACATTTTCCCCAAACAGAGGATGGACGTGGGTTCGATTCTCTTTGCCCCACCTCCTGATGTGTTAACGGGAAAAGTCCGGACACGCTCATCCTGGCAGATCCGTTCCCTAGTTCATAATAGCCACATATTCGGTATAGCTGAAAAGCCGGTTGCGCTTGCGGGAAGTCAACCAAATTAACCTAAAATAGCGCCCTTGCTTATTTTACGATTTCCATTGATGTTAAAATATCAATCAGGACTGAAAATTATCCACTGAGCCTCCCCACGGCTTAAACCTATAGACCCGCAGGATTACGGCGCGTTCTCCGAAGCGGACATTACGGAGAAAATAGCCTTGTTGGGTTGACAAAAACAACAAAATAATGATAATTGTCAACCAGAGAGGTGTGATCATGATACATGAATTCGGCATACGGCTTCGTTCCGCCAGGAAGATGGCTGGAATGAGCATGGCTGCCCTGGCCGAGAAGGCCGGGGCGATTGTGAGCAAACAGGCCATCAGCAAATATGAAAAGGGACAAATCAAGCCAAGCAGTGAAGTGCTGCTTGCCCTGGCTCGCGCTCTGGATGTGAAGGCAGACTATTTTTTCCGGTCCTCCAGAGTTGCCATCAACAGTCTGGAATTCAGGAAAAAATCTCGCCTGAGCAAAAAGGCCGAGGAGCAAATAAAATATCAAACCATTAACTTCTTGGAGAAATATCTGGAGTTGGAGGACATCCTCAATATCCCTCCAGGGTTTGACAATCCGGTTTCAGAGAAGAAAATCCTGAGTTATGCAGATATAGAGCGGGCAGCCAGGGAAATCCGTGAGAAATGGAAGTTGGGCGAAGGGCCTGTTCCCCATCTGATAGAATTGTTGGAGGACAAGGGATACAAGATTTATGAAGTAGCGGATTTTGAAAATTTTGACGGCCTTTCTGGTTTTGTTTCCGGTATGGAAATCCCGGTTATCGCTGTCTACAGGAATAGCGACCTTGTACGCAAACGCTTTACTGTCGCCCACGAACTGGCCCACCTGCTGCTTGATTTTTCGGGAGTGGATGAAAAGTCCACTGAAAAGCTCTGCCATGACTTTGCCGGGGCCTTGCTGCTGCCAGAGAAGGTGTTGCTGGAAGAGTTGGGCAAACATCGTAACAGGATAACCGAGTGGGAGCTGAAAAAACTGAAAGGTATTTTCGGCATTTCCATGCAGGCCATTATGGCCCGGGCCAAGAGACTGGGGATCATTTCGGAAAACAGCTACCGGCTTTTCTGCATTTATACCAGCAAACATGGCTGGCGCAAGAAAGAGCCTGGCAGGTATGAGGGCAGGGAGGTGGCCAACCGCTTCAAACAGCTCGTCTATCATGCGGCGGCAGAACAGATCATCAGTTTCAGCAAGGCTGCCGAGTTGTTAAATAAGTCGGTATCAGAATTTGAACGAGAGGTCAGTTTCGTCTCATGATTCTCCTGGTCAATGATGCCAATATTCTGATCGACTTGCTGAAAATTGATTTACTGCCATCATTTTTCAGGCTGCAATACGAATTTCATGTGACGGACTTTGTGGTGGGAGAAGTTCAAGAATCCAATGTCTCTGATCTGCGCCTTTGTATCGAGAACGGCTCCCTAAAGATAAAATCGTTCGATTATGAAGAGTTACGGCAAATCCAATCGTTGGAAAGCGAATATAGGCAACTCTCCATTGCTGACTGTTCCTGTCTTTTCCATGCCAGAACACTTGCGGCCAGGTTGTTGACAGGGGATGCTGCTTTACGCAAAATCGCTGAACAGGCGGAAATTCGGGTTCACGGTATTCTGTGGGTATTGGACGAACTTGTTGCGGAGGGGCTTATTTCGAAAACAGAAGCCTGTGAGAAACTGCGTCAACTGATGTCCACGAATTCCAGATTACCTGCCACCGAGTGCCGCAGCCGGTTAAAGAGATGGAAAAAAGGGGATTGACCCTCTCCTCCTCCTGAAAAGGACAAGAGCTTCCTGAAGAGCCAAGTGCGTCAATTCATAGCACACAGACAGAGATGAGCAATTGTCAAAAAATGGCAGCCCGAGAGGCTCAACTGTAACGTATCCGCCTATCTCAACATCTCATCACCATTTTCCGGGCTGCCATATTGGATCATAGCAGGCAAGTTACCCGTTGTCCAGACCGACAAATCATCATGAGCGGTGTTAACGGCAATCTGAAAATGTACCATTTCTGGCGCTTGAACTCAGTCAGCCGGTACCCGGCTGAAGGTGATTGGATTTTTCGCTCTTACCCTTCTTTTGCGCCTTGACAACCGGGGGCCTTCTAGGTGTTAAACACTTTCATAGATTACGCAGGGGTAAATGAGCGCTTAACTCCTGTTCAATGAGAGCACCGAGTTCCGACAAAGGATCATCCTCCGCTGCAATGAGCGAGTTACAAACAAGATCAATATATGAATCAGAAGTCATTCCAAGTTGTTGCGCGGCATCCCTTAAAAACACTTTCCCAGGAAAAAAGGCCATAAAATCTTTCTCGTTATCTGCTAACGCTGATTCTAGGGCCAATTTTTCTTCATTGAATATAGCCGCAGGCGTCACCCCCCATGTTGACGGCTCAATGGCATTAATATGCTGCGTACAGACATCATTGATGTCTGCAGCAATATTCAGCGAATTCAATACCATGTTAAATTCATGCTCACAACGTCGTTTAAATCGCTCCGATACTTGTTTATTAAATAGACCCTGATCGAATTTCCTTTTTGCCTTATCAAGGAAGGAACTATAAGCAGCTTCAGATTCCTCTGATTTTTTTCCAAGATGTTTAGCTATACAAAGGAAAACATTTCTAACGCAAACCAGATTCTCAACTTCATGTACCGATAATACTGAAACCGATTCGGGTAAAGCATCAATGAACTTCTGAGGCCAATAATCTCTATCTATGATTCCGATAGCATCAACACCAAAAACTAATGTACTTTCAGAGAAAGTAGACGTGCATTTGACAACATCTTTACCAGATCCGGCAGGAACTACTGCTGTTTCAGGACTACTAAACCATGCTGAATACAAGCGCTGATCCAAGCTATTACCCTCGGTTCCTTCGCAAAAGACTATTCGTCTTGCATGAATAGAAAAAGACGCCGCTGCGAGTAATGATTCGGCTAGATCATCTGGAATTCCCTCTTTTAGGCAGACGAGCTGGGGTTCGTTATTTGGTCTTATTATGACAAAATGGGCGTTGCGTCTAGATAGCGCGAATGGGAGATCGTGTGTAATGTAAACAAATCTACAATCAGGTCTTAGACTCTCTAGCTCTGACCAAAACCTTGAGGCTAGACGACTATGAAAGTGGACCTCAGGTTCATCAACTATAATG encodes:
- a CDS encoding PIN domain-containing protein, translating into MILLVNDANILIDLLKIDLLPSFFRLQYEFHVTDFVVGEVQESNVSDLRLCIENGSLKIKSFDYEELRQIQSLESEYRQLSIADCSCLFHARTLAARLLTGDAALRKIAEQAEIRVHGILWVLDELVAEGLISKTEACEKLRQLMSTNSRLPATECRSRLKRWKKGD
- a CDS encoding AAA family ATPase, whose translation is MNVTVSGNIIIPGTEPIVIIGPNGSGKTRHAITMVSMNNANMIAALRNIALPPNVVMRSMDQAKNELNNHLNRRRSQPWELSNEINELFSKLMAEDSASAIDFRNRHAEDPSVSPEITKLMRLSDAWARLFPGRHIDFSGYHPRVRSDYNISGSEYPAQQMSDGERVALYLTGRVLDSEQKIIIVDEPEVHFHSRLASRFWSELESLRPDCRFVYITHDLPFALSRRNAHFVIIRPNNEPQLVCLKEGIPDDLAESLLAAASFSIHARRIVFCEGTEGNSLDQRLYSAWFSSPETAVVPAGSGKDVVKCTSTFSESTLVFGVDAIGIIDRDYWPQKFIDALPESVSVLSVHEVENLVCVRNVFLCIAKHLGKKSEESEAAYSSFLDKAKRKFDQGLFNKQVSERFKRRCEHEFNMVLNSLNIAADINDVCTQHINAIEPSTWGVTPAAIFNEEKLALESALADNEKDFMAFFPGKVFLRDAAQQLGMTSDSYIDLVCNSLIAAEDDPLSELGALIEQELSAHLPLRNL
- the istB gene encoding IS21-like element helper ATPase IstB, with the protein product MNETGLFELKANLKDLKLSAMVRELETTLRQARDSGMGYDELLIDLTRLEIASRAANRLKRRIREAWFPLLKPLETFDLSAVPELDIRMFRELTTCEYIREHRNVIFLGPSGTGKTHMATALGLEACKNNYRTRFVTCYGLVNELIEAREDRDLQRLLKRYSRYDLLILDELGYIPFSKEGAELLFQVLAERHEKGSVMITSNLGFADWTQVFGDQAMTAALLDRLTHKARIINCNWESYRLRQSLADRRSNGSEISQSCEQPRQGQGTDQPVSVTR
- a CDS encoding helix-turn-helix domain-containing protein, with the translated sequence MIHEFGIRLRSARKMAGMSMAALAEKAGAIVSKQAISKYEKGQIKPSSEVLLALARALDVKADYFFRSSRVAINSLEFRKKSRLSKKAEEQIKYQTINFLEKYLELEDILNIPPGFDNPVSEKKILSYADIERAAREIREKWKLGEGPVPHLIELLEDKGYKIYEVADFENFDGLSGFVSGMEIPVIAVYRNSDLVRKRFTVAHELAHLLLDFSGVDEKSTEKLCHDFAGALLLPEKVLLEELGKHRNRITEWELKKLKGIFGISMQAIMARAKRLGIISENSYRLFCIYTSKHGWRKKEPGRYEGREVANRFKQLVYHAAAEQIISFSKAAELLNKSVSEFEREVSFVS
- a CDS encoding ISL3 family transposase is translated as MRDIDLYYHLLGLEKPWSVARVELDPGSQRVDIWVDHPRGEKWPCPECGKPGNLHDHAEERTWRHLDSCQFQTFLHARPPRMKCSRHGVRRVRLPWAEPHARFTLLFEGFAIDVLLHTSIQAARRILRVSWDEAYHLMERAVTRGLRRKGCKTIPVIGVDEKSVGKGQRNYVTVVSDLGRGTVEEVIVGRSSRSLETYFQQLTPQQRDTIEAVSMDMSSAYISAVEKTWPEDGRDKIVFDRFHVMKQLGDAVDKVRRQEHKALLRAGSSLLTGTRYIWLYARENLPEKYWNRFFRLKDADLKTARAWALKENIRKLWDYKCSHWAWHHWKRWFFWATHSRLEPVRKAAYTLKNHLYGIMNYFKHRITNGAAEGINSRIATLLKTACGFRNKARLRIAILFHFGGLEMYPVTH
- the istA gene encoding IS21 family transposase; the encoded protein is MDQYEFIRTAHRVYGKNISELSRMTGHSRNTVKKALRGEPWGYSERKNQPYPVLGRYLEVIDGWLEGDRAVPKKQRHTSRRIYHRLVEEYGYSGGESTVRRYVRIAKARLGLNVPGAFIPCDPEAGLEAEVDWGTATVVLGGKRQTIKLFCMRSRYSGKHFVRAYPCERQQAFFDAHQHGFQFFRGIFPVLIYDNLTTAVRKVLQGRNRIEQESFVKFRSYHNFEARFTNPAAGNEKGGVEGLVGFSRRNYLVPIPVVDSLEELNRNLLKRCQAYGGHIISGREHTVNELHAMEKERLLTLPDQVYSNQLSTSGKVDKFGTVIVDKNRYSVPTSLVGQQVSILLGVDRVSIYLRSQKVAEHERVFGNNKWQLDPDHYLDLLRQRPMAFDSARPIRQWRSRWPACYESLLERFQQAQGETRGIKDFLSVLMLHRRYTATEVEAAVELAVEQGISSSEGVRHVLIYANEPRVETAPLDGWETIAPADIRQYGQLGGVQ